Proteins encoded in a region of the Methanofollis tationis genome:
- a CDS encoding class I SAM-dependent methyltransferase, which translates to MMSQDTRTEQEKAEGMNRIAETIFAPVYPVLAGMFLERFGRLDGVCVDLGSGPGHLAIAVAKASDMMVWSLDFSAAAQAIAETNIRNAGLEGRVRTIRGDVTRLPLPDASADLVVSRGSVFFWDDLPAALHEAARILRAGGMAIIGGGFGNAELNERIVREMIRRNPDWEGFNRKNISSETMQRFLKAVSVVEGVDGDVVCDDSGLWIVMRKGCSA; encoded by the coding sequence ATGATGAGCCAGGATACGCGGACCGAACAGGAAAAAGCCGAAGGAATGAACAGGATCGCAGAGACCATCTTCGCCCCGGTCTATCCGGTGCTCGCCGGGATGTTTCTGGAGAGGTTCGGGCGGCTTGACGGCGTGTGCGTCGATCTGGGAAGCGGCCCCGGCCATCTGGCGATTGCCGTTGCGAAAGCCTCCGATATGATGGTCTGGTCGCTCGATTTCTCCGCTGCGGCGCAGGCGATTGCAGAGACGAACATCAGGAACGCGGGCCTTGAAGGCCGGGTCAGGACAATTCGCGGCGATGTGACACGCCTTCCCCTCCCTGACGCCTCCGCCGATCTCGTGGTCAGCCGCGGTTCAGTGTTCTTCTGGGATGACCTTCCCGCGGCGCTCCATGAGGCTGCACGGATACTGAGGGCCGGAGGGATGGCGATCATCGGTGGCGGGTTCGGGAACGCCGAACTGAATGAGCGGATCGTGCGGGAGATGATCCGCCGCAATCCTGACTGGGAGGGGTTCAACCGGAAAAATATCTCTTCTGAGACGATGCAACGGTTTTTGAAGGCGGTGTCGGTGGTCGAGGGCGTCGATGGCGATGTCGTCTGTGATGATTCAGGCCTCTGGATTGTGATGAGGAAGGGGTGTTCGGCATGA